The sequence CTAGGCCTTCCTATAGGTGTTCCCACTACGAAAGCTTCAGCGTGGCAACCGGTTATCGATAAATTCGACAAACGTCTCTCCGAATGGAAGGCTAAATCCGTATCATACGGAGGCCGCCTCACATTAATAAAATCCGTCCTCTCTAGCCTCCCATTATATTACTTCTCACTTTTCCACGCACCAATTAAAATAATTAACATACTCGAATCTAAAAGAAGAAATTTTTTTTGGGGCGGTTCTGATAACGATAATAAAATAAACTGGATTAAATGGGAACACGTTTTATCACCCTACGATAAAGGTGGGTTGAACATCGGGTCTTTACTAAACAAAAACATCTCACTACTatgcaaatggtggtggagattccaTAACGAAAAAAACGCTCTTTGGGTTAAGATCATATCAAGCATTTACGGGGAGGGAGGGGGGGTTTGTACTAACGGTTTTTCTAGAAATGTTTCAGGTTGCACAATATGGAAAGAGATAATCAAAGCGGGGAAAATCGCTGACGACACTGGCGCACAGTTCACATCTTCGATTACTAAAAGCATCGGTAATGGCAACAACTCCAAATTTTGGCTTGAAAACTGGTGCGGAACGGAAAAATTTTGCAACCAATTCCATAGACTTTTCATGCTCGAGTCTAATAAAGAAGCCCTTATATCCGAGCGAGTACAATCCTCACACTCGACCACCATACACGCAACATGGAACTGGGTTCGTACTCCTAACGGGCGTGTACTTAATGAATTGTCGGAACTTAACAATTTAATCGCAACTATAAGCTTATCCGAAAGCCCCGACACTTGGAAATGGAGCCTCGATCAATCCGGAATATTCACGACCAAAGCTTTAGCTACAATTCTTGACaacctaaaacttgaaaatattgtTAACGCCCCTCCAATGTCGAGAAACAAATTATTACCGCAAAAAATTAATATATTCATGTGGCGCACCATACTCGGTAGAATTCCAACCCGAGTCGAGCTTGATAAACGTAATATTGATCTTGATTCCATCCTATGCCCGTTTTGTAACAATCACGCCGAAACCATTAATCATATCCTCTTCGATTGCCTTAATACATCAAACGTTTGGGCCGCAATTCTAAAATGGTGGAACCTCCCTAATAACACCTTCACCTCCTTTCATGATTTAGCCGTTAACAACCAATCATTACCATTTTCGAGCATTGGCACATACATATGGCAAGCAACTAAATGGGCTTCAACATACATAATATGGAAACATCGAAATGATAAAGTTTTCAACAAAAAAGTTTGGAACATTGATAATATTGTTTCCGAGATACAAATCCAAACCTTCGCATGGATCTCCAAAAGAATTAAAAAGAACCCGATCGACTGGCACCAATGGATCATAAATCCTTCCTCTTACACTTCATCGATTGCTCAACGATCCGGCGTTGGCTAATCTACTCCGATAGCCCTTCCGTTGGTCGTTATTTTGACCGACTCATCGTTGTTATTTCTATATCTTTTTTGGTGTAGTCCTCCCATCATCGCTTGGTTAAATGCGATATAATTGCCGACTTTGTCACCGCTTTGACGGTACTGTACGGTTCTTATATCTCAGCTCGTTTTTTCAAGTGCCGCTGTGTTGATGGGCTCTACCCCTTAATTGATTTAGAAGTACGTCGTTTATATAGTTACAATATTTTCATACATGCTTTCACTTGTATAGATTTATAGGGCCTTGTAACGTTTTCCAGTTGGTTAATAAAAGttttacttgcttttcaaaaaaaaaaaaaaaaaaaaaaaatttccatgaAACAAATTCGACAAATAATTCCCCAAATCAGCAGGCGCAAATCTAACAACCGAATCACCACCTCTAAACAAACCTCGATAATTCTCGTAAAACGCTCTATAACTCGGCACAATCTTCTTCGCAATCGAAATCTtgatttcgtctcgaaattttgaaTCGGATATAATCCACGTCGACTGTTTTCTGTACAACTCGTTAAACTCTAGATTAAACCTCCTAAAACAATCCCGAGCCGTTTCGATCGGTAAATTCTCGACCGTTGGATCATCAGGTAACGACGCGATCACTTTACTCCACGCTATTCGCTCGTAATTTGTCGCGTATTGCTTCACTTTCTGCTCGTGTTTCTCGATCCAATCGTCTCCGATTAGCATCCCTAAATTAGAGCTGTTAACCTTCGAAACGACGTAGTTTAGATTATTTACGAGAAATAAGTACGATTGCGCTACGTCTTTATAAAGTTCAGCTCCGGCGTCAACTTTACACAACAAAACAAGCACGAGCCACGCGAATCGAGACGAAATCGCCGACGATTCATCCGATGACGTGGACGAAAAGTACGATTCCGGCAAAGGCGATTCAACATTTAACGGCCAGTCCGCTACAATATCATTCAACGCCGGACTATAATCGCTTAAGAACACTAAATAATTCATAACGTAACGCGTTAACGGATGAATTCCTCCGTTAACCGGATTCTTCAACGTTTCTTTTTGTATTGCGGTTTCGAAATCTGTTAACATAGCTCGAACCGCATCACCTAGTTTTCCGAGCGATGTAACCGCTTGCGTTCGAACAATTACCGTTGATTCGAACGAAAACATCATTTCGATGTCGTTCCATTGATCTGAAATCGCGTTGTACATATCTAATGTACGAAACATTCTCTCCATCGATTTCTTCGATTTCGCTACGAGTTCTGGAAACTCGAATAAACTTGTAGCGCGATCTTTACAAATATCCGAGAAGCACGATTCTCGGATCTTATCAGACGATGAAAACACGTAGTCGCAGAGGATTCGTTCGCTATAAAATAACGATTCCACTGCGACTTTTTCAGCGTGTAACCACGTCTTGATTTTAGGTTCCAGTGTGTCCCAATCTAATTTGGTGATTTTGTTAAAACTGTATCTCTCGACACCGAGATTATACAACGTCTCATCGACAATTGATTTCCTGATGATTTTGTAAATTTTTACACATTCTTTTCCATATCCAGAAGAAATCATACAATCTGCAATCAGTTGTAGATCCGCCATAACGATTTCGGAAACCGAAACACGTTGGCCATCAGAGTTACTAGACCGAGGAATCGAAACTCGATCATCTTCTTctgtagcatcatcatcatcatcatcatcatcatcatcatcagaaaCATTAGATCTCGCTCTAGACGAACGGTTAGTAACTGAAATCGATTCTGAGTTCAGAACGTTTTTATTTGTTGATAAAATGTGGTAAAACTCCTTTTCTAACCTCTTCATGGCAACTTGCATCAACTTTTGAGCAGCAATGAGTTTATTCGAGCTCGCACTTTCGGAAACGAAATAATGCATTGCGGATTGCAGGTTTTTAACCGATTTAACAAACTGTCGAGCTTCGTATTTGTCTCCGGTGAACAACGAGTCTTGTTTTGTGTAAAGCGGAGAGTTAAGGTCCCATTTGTTGATGATTTGTTCGGCGTATAGCAAATCTTCTTCCATGAGTGAAGCGGAAAATGTTTGACGATGAGGCGTTGTAATCGGACTTGGAAACCGAGCTGGCGATTGAGCGTAAGAATTTGATGGCAATGAAGCTTTGGATGATGTAAATAGCTTACTCCTCATGATTTTATGTATTTTTTGAAATAGAAAAAATACTTATTTTTATAACAACAAACTAGTAGGAGATGGTTGGAAACGGCAATTTAAAACTACTTGAATTTTGTTTAGAATGTAAAACGGTTAAAGGGGTTAAAGTTGAAAGGGGAGAAGGAAAAGGTAAAACTAATTGTATGAGGGTTGAGAAAATAAGTGAGAATATAAATTTGTAGAGGAAAATTGCGGGGGCAGTTGAATTGGTCAAAAGTTTGACTTGGCAAATTGAATGAGACGACGTGGTGGTGTAATCAGTAATCTATACCAAGACACTAGTTTTAAATTAAGTATAGACAAAATTATGTTATTAACCCTTAATGTTTGTTTAAAATTTTATGAATggaactaaaataaatatatttgatGCAGAAATTAGGACAAAAGAGTAGAACCCTAGCCAAAATGAAGCGCTGGAGACTTCCAGATTAGTAAGCGGACACACTAAAAGTGTAAAAAGACGAAACTGTCATTTCACCATTATTTTAATGCCGTGAACAGTAAATTCATATGTTGTATtgatacactaataataataatgtttgaaaATATTGTGTCTTGGTTCCTAAAGGAAATTAACATCATTTCCTCATAGTTAGTGTACTTCACATTAGATGCATATAGGGGGTTTTAGTCGATGAAAAAATAACGATGCACACTAAGATGGAAAAATAATGTTTGTTACATATGAAAAATTATTGAAAAACTCTTGTGTGCATCTCACGTGATGCACACTAACGATGGGAAAATATCGTCACTTACATTCAGGAACCAATGATGTCATATTTTCAAACATTAGAGTTATTCACATTAAAAATATACTTTAGGTTCATCCATTAAACATTAGGCAAATATTAAGAAGTAATGACATAATTTCTTCTTAATTTAAAGCGTGGATATAAATATGAAAGGTTGAAAATTAAATTAAGGGTCTGTTTATTTTTAGCTTAATGAGCTGAGTTGAATGACAAGCTTATTCGATCAGGAACATGTGTTGTTTACTTTTGACTTAAAAACTTAATCTATCTATATAGAAGCATTATTCGGTCAGACAAAAAATAGGTGTTGTCCCCATATTGCCGACTTTTTCTCAGTACTACCCCTCCAAGTATAATCATATCTGGAAGACCTAAATTTTGTAGATTCAAGACTCTACttttaattttgaaaaaaaaaaaaaaactcacctCAAAAATGATTTTAAAATCCACCACAAACAATGGTGAGTGTGAATACAAATTTTAAATCTCGACTGTTGATACTCCACGacttgtgataacccggaaatttttaaccaaatttaaactttatctttaaaaaatttaatgttttcgacacgataagcaaagtctgtaatgttgagtcaagaaagttttggaactatattcatgtaatcaattattctttgactgttctcgaagattcacgaaccatatatatataacttaatgtgcatatatacatacatacatacatatacatatatatatatatatatatatatatatatatatatatatgtatatatatatatgtatatatatatatatatatgtatatatatatatgtatatatatatatatatatatatatatatatatatatatatatatatatatatatatatatatatgatttcaagttatttattaaacgatagtaacattcgattattgattcgattgatatttagataagttaactaaaacgtttaagatgaacaagtaaaacactaatttgctacagcattttcgaattgctacagtacccaaaaagctacagtgttttcgaaaatcactatttgctacagtaaaaaaactttgctgcattaactttgctacagtaaaacactatttcaaaatgaaaatgtataagttatatctagagtggtatagtttatggatagtttaagtctatattttgtcaaaggtacgagtcacgaaaggtaaagtgccagttttctcagtatacgaaaggacgttcgaaaaaccggaaccgggacataagtcaagtgacgacgtacgacttatcggaacaaaaattacaagtcaactaggcacgagaatataatatattatataattaattaatttaaattatatatattatatatataatatttaaatatgtcgacaaactaaataACAAACGAGTGTGAGCTGGAtcccatagccatgcgatcgcatggccaagtaggctaaaccccatgcgatcacatggggtgctGTTTCagttcaggtcctataaatagctcgAGTTTTGGTTCAGTTTTTACACCCTTTCATCTATCCATCTATCATTACTCcgtatgtattatatttattattattattattattattattattattattattattattattattattattatattaagattaatattaatcttatagttaggagtattattagtagtattatacctaaaatactacgacgaggtcatgagcgtgtcaccttcaaaaactagttttcgagcaggatagagctaaggaaactatgggttataactatggaggttatggttaatgttcgtgggtattgttcgcaagtcaaacctagtacttatcatcttcgttgcgtctacgtactttcctgcaatattgaatcacaatattgatacgtgagcattcatatcttatcttttatata comes from Rutidosis leptorrhynchoides isolate AG116_Rl617_1_P2 chromosome 4, CSIRO_AGI_Rlap_v1, whole genome shotgun sequence and encodes:
- the LOC139841203 gene encoding exocyst complex component EXO70H1-like: MEEDLLYAEQIINKWDLNSPLYTKQDSLFTGDKYEARQFVKSVKNLQSAMHYFVSESASSNKLIAAQKLMQVAMKRLEKEFYHILSTNKNVLNSESISVTNRSSRARSNVSDDDDDDDDDDDATEEDDRVSIPRSSNSDGQRVSVSEIVMADLQLIADCMISSGYGKECVKIYKIIRKSIVDETLYNLGVERYSFNKITKLDWDTLEPKIKTWLHAEKVAVESLFYSERILCDYVFSSSDKIRESCFSDICKDRATSLFEFPELVAKSKKSMERMFRTLDMYNAISDQWNDIEMMFSFESTVIVRTQAVTSLGKLGDAVRAMLTDFETAIQKETLKNPVNGGIHPLTRYVMNYLVFLSDYSPALNDIVADWPLNVESPLPESYFSSTSSDESSAISSRFAWLVLVLLCKVDAGAELYKDVAQSYLFLVNNLNYVVSKVNSSNLGMLIGDDWIEKHEQKVKQYATNYERIAWSKVIASLPDDPTVENLPIETARDCFRRFNLEFNELYRKQSTWIISDSKFRDEIKISIAKKIVPSYRAFYENYRGLFRGGDSVVRFAPADLGNYLSNLFHGNFFFFFFFLKSK